From the genome of Fimbriimonadia bacterium, one region includes:
- a CDS encoding sigma-70 family RNA polymerase sigma factor produces the protein MIDNQTDEALAVAAASNPAIFVCLYNRYYQRVHRYCGTRSRSREEAEDLAQQTFVLALNALSRFQPRGSFAAWLFRIAHNLTLDHARRQRAPASWEMLPDADLPVSTDGDPETTLLRKERLEALQQAAEVLSAEQRELLALRFSVGLSVREVASAIGKSESATKMQLLRTLRQLKGRLQSHATLLSK, from the coding sequence GTGATCGATAACCAGACGGACGAAGCCTTAGCCGTCGCTGCGGCTTCGAATCCAGCGATCTTCGTCTGCCTCTACAACCGATACTACCAGCGAGTACACAGGTATTGCGGCACAAGATCGCGTTCTCGGGAAGAGGCCGAGGATCTTGCCCAGCAGACGTTCGTACTTGCACTCAATGCCCTGTCGCGCTTCCAGCCGCGAGGCTCATTCGCGGCCTGGCTATTCCGAATTGCACACAACCTGACGTTGGATCACGCCCGCCGCCAGCGGGCTCCGGCGTCGTGGGAGATGTTGCCGGACGCAGACCTGCCAGTTTCCACAGACGGTGACCCGGAGACAACTCTGCTTAGAAAGGAACGGCTCGAGGCGCTTCAGCAAGCCGCCGAGGTCCTTTCGGCTGAGCAAAGGGAACTGCTAGCACTTCGATTCTCCGTCGGCTTGTCGGTCCGCGAGGTGGCCTCGGCCATCGGCAAGTCGGAGTCGGCTACGAAGATGCAACTCCTGCGCACGCTGCGCCAACTCAAAG